A genome region from Methanococcoides burtonii DSM 6242 includes the following:
- a CDS encoding stage II sporulation protein M has translation MQEHYQNGIRDMIKMDVNNDISVDVAGITTRNGGCNVCEYLRGLMPEICIIVLLFIISVIVGYAHTAFDPSSSTLSLEGLEELVEFIKSLNVFEIMLFIFFNNAIKSLIAFVFGLGFGIIPLVFVVSNGYVLGVVTYLESMDNGLVYVGIAILPHGVIELPMILISAAMGLRMGLLVFNTLTGKDVDLKKELLQGLNIFFRFVAPLLLVAAAIETFITPLLIALFIGSI, from the coding sequence ATGCAGGAACACTATCAGAATGGCATTCGGGATATGATAAAAATGGATGTGAACAACGATATTTCTGTTGATGTAGCTGGGATAACTACTCGCAATGGTGGCTGCAATGTGTGTGAGTATCTTCGTGGTCTTATGCCGGAAATATGTATCATTGTACTATTGTTCATTATCTCTGTTATTGTCGGTTATGCTCATACGGCATTTGATCCTTCTTCTTCCACCCTGTCCCTTGAAGGCTTGGAGGAACTTGTGGAATTTATCAAGAGCCTGAACGTTTTTGAAATAATGCTTTTCATTTTTTTCAACAATGCCATAAAAAGTCTTATTGCGTTCGTATTCGGATTGGGCTTTGGCATAATTCCTTTGGTGTTCGTGGTGTCGAACGGTTATGTCCTTGGCGTGGTCACCTATCTTGAATCAATGGATAATGGTCTTGTTTATGTTGGCATAGCAATTCTTCCTCATGGTGTGATAGAATTGCCCATGATACTGATCTCGGCTGCAATGGGGCTCAGGATGGGTTTGCTTGTGTTCAATACACTTACCGGTAAGGATGTTGATCTCAAAAAGGAGTTATTGCAGGGTCTGAATATTTTCTTCCGTTTTGTAGCTCCTTTGCTTTTGGTGGCAGCAGCCATTGAAACTTTCATAACTCCCTTATTGATCGCATTGTTCATCGGGTCGATCTGA
- a CDS encoding DUF5371 family protein produces MKIVHAQTVLTEDQLEELKKKTNEPSTKEALSVAVQHYLECEYTEMNDEMWTRKLEKVVQKKQQSYTK; encoded by the coding sequence ATGAAAATAGTACATGCACAAACTGTGCTTACTGAGGACCAGCTTGAAGAACTCAAGAAAAAGACAAATGAACCATCCACAAAGGAAGCTTTGAGCGTGGCGGTCCAGCATTATCTTGAGTGCGAGTACACTGAAATGAATGATGAAATGTGGACTCGGAAGCTTGAAAAAGTAGTGCAGAAGAAGCAACAATCTTATACAAAATAA
- a CDS encoding DUF63 family protein codes for MCPYVDKILEFVNRYYLEPIFQDSGYNVVNTLTWALILGICVFAVAWLLEKWNVEVDDKFVFSIIPFILAGSSLRVIEDAGVFDAPLSYLFITPNIYFFVFVVTVFCLLLSRSIASSEKVSDWKVPFALLGLCWFAINIITLLVVEDITRPFILVAIVLLGTVLAGSIYLAFNRAGVSFVKDPLNMMIIWSHLLDASSTFIGVDILGYYEKHVVPAYLIDLTGTALVMFPLKLAIFLPVIYIIDTQFVADEESKRLRTFVKMVIIILGLSPACRNTIRMAFGI; via the coding sequence ATGTGCCCTTATGTAGATAAGATCTTGGAATTTGTGAACCGTTATTATCTTGAACCGATCTTTCAGGATAGTGGATACAATGTAGTGAATACCCTTACCTGGGCACTGATATTGGGAATTTGTGTTTTTGCGGTTGCCTGGTTGCTTGAGAAATGGAATGTCGAGGTTGATGACAAGTTTGTATTTTCCATCATTCCTTTCATACTCGCAGGCTCATCTTTAAGGGTGATCGAGGATGCGGGTGTTTTTGATGCACCTTTGAGCTATCTGTTCATCACTCCCAATATCTATTTCTTTGTGTTCGTTGTCACAGTGTTCTGTCTGTTGTTGTCCAGATCGATAGCTTCTTCAGAAAAGGTCTCTGACTGGAAAGTGCCTTTTGCGTTACTTGGTTTATGCTGGTTCGCAATCAATATCATTACTCTTCTCGTAGTGGAAGATATCACTCGCCCGTTCATTCTTGTTGCGATCGTTTTACTGGGAACGGTCCTTGCAGGGTCAATATATCTTGCTTTTAATAGGGCAGGTGTGTCCTTTGTAAAGGATCCTTTGAACATGATGATAATCTGGTCTCATCTTCTGGATGCCTCGTCCACTTTTATTGGTGTTGATATCCTTGGATACTATGAAAAGCACGTTGTTCCTGCTTATCTGATCGATCTGACCGGTACTGCGCTTGTCATGTTCCCTCTGAAACTCGCCATCTTTCTTCCGGTGATCTACATTATAGACACTCAATTCGTTGCTGATGAGGAATCAAAGAGGTTGAGGACGTTCGTCAAGATGGTGATAATCATCCTTGGTCTTTCACCTGCATGCAGGAACACTATCAGAATGGCATTCGGGATATGA
- a CDS encoding formate--phosphoribosylaminoimidazolecarboxamide ligase family protein, with amino-acid sequence MIDRKEIIEIAESYYTDDIKIGTVASHSGLDVFDGAIEENFETFAICQAGREKTYTEYFKSKRDANGNVVRGIVDDHVVYDKFNELMLPENQQKLVDDNVLFIPNRSFTSYCDIDEVENDFRVPMVGSRNMLRSEERGMDQDYYWLLEKAGLPFPERINDPEDIDELVMVKLPHAVKKLERGFFTAGTYSEYVEKSESLIKQGVITREALAEARIERYIIGPVFNFDMFHSPIEEEMNKTEILGVDWRFETSLDGYVRLPAPQQMNLAEHQLTPEYTVCGHNSATLRESLLEEVFKLSEMYIKASKEFYDPGVIGPFCLQTCIDKDLNFHIYDVAPRVGGGTNVHMSVGHPYANTLWRKPMSTGRRVAFEVRRAIESGQLDKIIT; translated from the coding sequence ATGATCGACAGGAAAGAGATTATTGAGATTGCGGAGAGCTATTATACTGATGACATAAAGATCGGTACAGTTGCTTCTCATTCAGGATTGGATGTATTTGACGGTGCCATCGAGGAAAATTTCGAGACCTTTGCAATATGCCAGGCGGGTCGTGAAAAAACATATACCGAGTACTTCAAGTCAAAAAGGGATGCCAATGGCAATGTTGTGCGCGGTATCGTTGATGATCATGTTGTATATGATAAATTCAATGAGCTCATGCTTCCAGAGAACCAGCAGAAGCTTGTGGACGACAATGTTCTTTTCATACCTAACAGATCCTTTACTTCTTACTGTGACATCGATGAGGTCGAGAACGATTTCCGTGTACCAATGGTCGGAAGCAGGAACATGCTCCGAAGTGAGGAGCGCGGTATGGACCAGGATTATTACTGGCTTCTTGAGAAGGCTGGTCTCCCATTCCCTGAAAGGATAAACGATCCTGAAGACATTGATGAGCTTGTAATGGTAAAGCTCCCTCATGCAGTAAAGAAACTTGAGCGTGGGTTCTTCACTGCCGGAACTTACAGTGAATATGTGGAGAAGTCCGAGTCCCTTATCAAACAGGGTGTAATTACAAGGGAAGCCCTTGCGGAAGCAAGGATCGAGCGCTATATTATTGGTCCGGTCTTCAATTTTGATATGTTCCATTCTCCTATCGAGGAAGAAATGAACAAGACCGAGATCCTTGGTGTTGACTGGAGGTTCGAGACAAGTCTGGACGGTTATGTCAGGCTTCCGGCACCACAGCAGATGAATCTCGCAGAGCATCAGTTAACTCCTGAGTACACAGTATGTGGTCACAATTCTGCAACACTTCGCGAGTCTCTCCTTGAGGAGGTTTTCAAACTTTCAGAAATGTATATCAAAGCATCCAAGGAGTTCTATGACCCCGGGGTCATTGGTCCTTTCTGTCTTCAGACATGCATTGATAAAGATCTGAACTTCCACATTTATGATGTTGCTCCACGGGTTGGCGGTGGGACGAACGTTCACATGTCTGTTGGCCATCCATATGCTAATACATTATGGCGTAAACCTATGAGTACTGGAAGGCGCGTTGCCTTTGAGGTACGTCGTGCTATTGAATCCGGGCAATTAGATAAGATCATAACATGA